In Ruminococcaceae bacterium BL-4, one DNA window encodes the following:
- a CDS encoding Cobalamin biosynthesis protein CobW, whose protein sequence is MNTKIGIISGFLGAGKTTLVQKLLKETLSNKKVVLIENEFGEIGIDGKILKQTGVEVREINSGCICCTLAGDFSNALQEVIHKYNPDQILIEPSGVGKLSDILLSCKEKAEINFCITVVNALKYKMYSKNFSEFFFDQIENANTIFLSRTQKAESNQLQGVVKSIRQHNPKAAILTTPWEQISADRMIEIAKNGIPLLIKKEGLHKHHHADDLFEVWSAETPNLFSSEFLESALKSLPKCGTILRAKGLVALNNGNWCQFDYVPDEKNIQKAEPDFTGRICVIGESLDMPGLAALFQV, encoded by the coding sequence ATGAATACAAAAATCGGCATTATATCCGGATTCTTGGGAGCCGGAAAAACGACTCTGGTACAAAAGCTATTAAAAGAAACTCTGTCAAATAAAAAAGTCGTACTTATAGAAAATGAATTTGGTGAAATCGGTATAGATGGCAAAATTTTGAAACAGACAGGAGTCGAGGTTCGGGAAATTAATTCAGGCTGCATCTGCTGTACCCTTGCAGGAGATTTTAGTAATGCGCTACAAGAAGTAATCCACAAATATAATCCAGATCAAATCTTAATCGAGCCTTCCGGCGTAGGAAAGCTTTCGGACATTCTTCTCTCCTGCAAAGAAAAGGCTGAGATCAACTTTTGCATTACAGTTGTAAATGCACTGAAATACAAAATGTACTCTAAAAATTTCTCTGAATTCTTTTTTGACCAGATTGAAAACGCAAATACAATTTTCTTAAGCCGGACACAAAAAGCTGAATCTAATCAGTTACAGGGCGTGGTGAAAAGCATTCGGCAACATAACCCGAAAGCTGCTATCCTCACAACACCGTGGGAACAAATATCAGCTGACAGAATGATAGAGATTGCTAAAAATGGAATTCCTTTGCTGATCAAAAAAGAAGGACTACATAAACATCATCATGCTGATGATCTTTTCGAAGTTTGGAGTGCGGAAACGCCGAACCTTTTTTCTTCTGAATTTTTGGAATCCGCACTTAAATCATTGCCTAAATGTGGGACTATTCTTCGGGCAAAAGGGTTGGTTGCTTTAAATAACGGTAACTGGTGTCAATTTGACTATGTGCCTGACGAAAAGAATATTCAAAAAGCAGAGCCGGATTTCACAGGGCGAATCTGTGTCATCGGAGAAAGTCTAGATATGCCCGGACTCGCCGCATTATTTCAGGTATGA
- a CDS encoding cobW domain-containing protein: MTKIEVFCGFLESGKTTQIQHILEQNYIESYEKILILQCEDGEAELCLSTAKNKNVLLKQIDQKEKLCYELFHKIKSELNPDLILIEYNGTWPIEILLFLPMPKGFKMDQIFFCANASTFDFYIKNTGGLMANQLSNADAVLFNRVSGNTKLLKSTIRNLNHSSFVSFNKETEDSFFKELLDPETFQKNRSQQKSYQLIFSALIVCTCILLVIIFHSSQFYKFIQSMNMIFIGILMQAVPFLLIGAFVSALLQVFLPDKTLVKLFTAHQWLGFPIAMILGFFLPICDCGIVPIASRLTQKGVPLPEAMVFMLAAPAINPITILSTLYAFPGQPQYAFYRIGFGLLISLIAGLILRLTNQEAPLILSGGSAATCSCASNSCPPPHSGKLGKVESIFIIAGQEFLGMGRYIIVGSFLCTVLQQIIPAFLFQSTGTVMAMIAPIFLMLLAAFFMSVCSTSNAFIGRSFLNVFPPVAVLAFIVMGPMLDLSNLFLLSANFKKEFVARLAGILFVTGLSIFLLLSLSLKGRAL, translated from the coding sequence ATGACAAAAATTGAAGTATTTTGCGGGTTTCTAGAAAGTGGAAAAACAACTCAGATTCAACATATTTTGGAGCAGAACTACATTGAAAGCTACGAAAAAATTCTAATTTTGCAATGTGAGGACGGAGAAGCTGAATTATGTCTGTCAACTGCCAAAAATAAAAACGTGCTATTAAAGCAGATCGACCAGAAAGAAAAACTATGTTACGAACTTTTTCACAAAATTAAATCGGAGCTAAATCCAGATTTGATTCTCATCGAATATAACGGAACCTGGCCAATTGAGATTCTGCTTTTCCTACCAATGCCAAAGGGCTTCAAAATGGACCAAATCTTTTTTTGCGCCAATGCTTCTACATTTGATTTTTATATCAAGAACACCGGTGGACTGATGGCCAATCAACTCAGCAATGCTGACGCAGTGCTTTTTAACCGTGTTTCAGGGAATACAAAGTTATTAAAAAGTACAATTCGAAATTTGAATCATTCCTCTTTCGTCTCTTTTAACAAAGAGACGGAGGATTCTTTTTTTAAAGAACTGCTTGACCCTGAAACATTCCAAAAAAATAGGTCCCAGCAAAAAAGTTACCAGCTAATTTTTTCTGCTTTGATTGTTTGCACTTGTATCCTGTTAGTAATTATTTTTCATTCCTCGCAGTTTTATAAATTTATTCAAAGCATGAACATGATTTTTATCGGTATTCTGATGCAAGCTGTTCCGTTTCTGCTGATTGGAGCTTTTGTTTCCGCCTTACTGCAGGTGTTTCTTCCCGACAAAACGCTGGTCAAGCTGTTTACCGCACATCAATGGCTTGGATTTCCGATTGCGATGATTCTCGGATTTTTTCTCCCGATTTGCGACTGCGGTATCGTGCCCATTGCGTCGAGGTTAACGCAAAAGGGCGTCCCTTTACCGGAAGCGATGGTCTTTATGCTTGCAGCACCGGCAATCAATCCCATTACTATTTTATCCACCCTATATGCCTTTCCAGGTCAACCACAATACGCATTCTACCGGATTGGCTTTGGTCTTCTCATATCCCTGATCGCTGGTTTGATTTTAAGACTAACCAACCAAGAAGCCCCTCTTATCCTCTCCGGTGGATCTGCGGCAACCTGTTCCTGCGCATCAAACAGCTGTCCTCCCCCACATTCCGGGAAATTAGGAAAAGTAGAATCTATTTTCATAATTGCAGGGCAGGAATTTCTTGGAATGGGTCGCTATATTATTGTCGGTTCCTTTTTATGTACCGTTCTTCAGCAAATAATACCGGCATTTCTGTTTCAAAGTACGGGAACGGTTATGGCTATGATCGCCCCCATTTTTCTGATGCTGTTGGCAGCTTTTTTCATGTCGGTCTGCTCTACTTCAAATGCATTTATTGGGAGAAGCTTTTTAAATGTATTTCCGCCGGTTGCCGTACTTGCTTTCATTGTTATGGGACCTATGCTGGACTTATCAAATTTGTTTCTTCTGAGCGCCAACTTTAAAAAAGAATTTGTAGCCCGTCTCGCGGGAATTCTTTTTGTCACAGGCCTTTCCATTTTTTTGCTGCTTTCCTTATCACTGAAAGGAAGGGCGTTATGA
- a CDS encoding conserved membrane protein of unknown function (Evidence 4 : Unknown function but conserved in other organisms) has product MKQKINLETLLESIICFLLSALLFYALISDKVANYVHPRINGYLWFVAIALLIISSVFLPSAFTPKHNAKPGKYFLYFVPILFVILIPAGTVQNKAISFGSTSAVGIATASAGTSPQNNGTITPVNPSSNSIRNPTTSSALFLPKEDSDGIITIQDEQFANWYQDINQNMNQYDGKILKFKGQVFRTKDFAKNEMVPVRYAMVCCTADLQPCGILCRGDEVTQYQDNEWVWVTGKIKIEKYKSQTMPICYVTKIEKTEKANDDYIYFTYY; this is encoded by the coding sequence ATGAAACAAAAAATAAACTTAGAAACACTTTTGGAATCAATTATTTGTTTTTTGTTATCCGCCTTGCTTTTTTATGCATTAATTTCTGACAAAGTCGCCAATTATGTACACCCTCGCATTAACGGCTATCTCTGGTTTGTAGCAATCGCTTTACTGATCATTTCTAGCGTATTTTTACCCTCCGCTTTTACTCCAAAACATAATGCCAAACCCGGAAAATATTTTTTGTACTTTGTCCCCATTTTATTTGTCATCCTGATTCCTGCAGGAACCGTACAAAACAAAGCAATTTCATTTGGCAGCACCTCCGCTGTAGGAATAGCAACAGCTTCTGCTGGAACCTCACCGCAAAATAATGGAACTATTACCCCAGTCAACCCTTCGTCAAATAGTATCAGAAATCCTACAACATCCTCTGCTCTTTTTCTTCCAAAAGAAGACAGCGATGGGATCATCACAATTCAGGACGAACAATTTGCAAATTGGTATCAGGATATTAATCAGAACATGAATCAATATGATGGAAAAATATTAAAATTTAAAGGACAAGTCTTTCGAACAAAAGACTTTGCAAAAAATGAAATGGTTCCTGTACGATATGCCATGGTCTGCTGCACCGCCGATTTGCAGCCATGTGGTATTCTCTGCAGAGGTGATGAGGTAACACAGTATCAGGATAACGAATGGGTATGGGTCACAGGGAAAATTAAAATTGAAAAATACAAAAGTCAAACAATGCCAATATGCTATGTTACAAAAATAGAAAAAACAGAAAAAGCCAACGACGACTATATTTATTTTACTTACTATTGA